The region GGTCAATACCATCGGCGGCGGTCACCTGGAGTTCCAGGCGCTGGCGATTGCACGTGAGATGTTGCAGCAGGGTGGCGCCACGCTGCGGCTGGAGCGTTTCCCGCTGGCGGCGCGGTTGGGCCAGTGCTGCGGCGGAACCACCAGCGTGCTGTTCGAACCCTTGATCCCGCCGCGCCCGCAAATCGCGCTGTTTGGCGCCGGGCATGTGGGCCGTGCGTTGGTGAACATTCTCGCCACCTTGCCGTGCCGGGTGCGTTGGGTAGATAGCCGTGCGGCGGAGTTCCCTGCGGCGATGCCGCCGGGAGTGCAGCAAGAGATTTGCGATGAGCCGCTGGAGATCGTCGATGCCATGCCGCCAGGCAGTTATTTCATCGTGATGACTCACGATCACGCGCTGGATCTGGCGTTGGCGGAGCGCATTTTGCGCCGTGGCGATGCCGGTTACTTTGGCCTGATTGGTTCACTGACCAAGCGTAAACGCTTCGAGTACAAGCTTGGCCAGCGCGGCATCAGCGAACAGGTCATAGCCGCCATGCGCTGCCCGCTGGGGTTGCCGGACGTGAAAGGCAAACTGCCTGCGGAGATCGCGGTAGCGGTGGCCGGGGAGATTATTGCCTGTTACGGCAGAGCCACCCGGGGATAAAGGCGGGCCGATGGCCCGCCCCTGCGGTGGCGGGAAGCACTGAGGATCAAGCCCAAAGATCCTGAATTGCCTGTTTGGCGTGCTCGAACATTTTATCCCGGATGATGTCTTTTTGAGATTCGGCGAGTTCGGGTGCGCGGGTTGAGGGTACCCACAGGGCACGTGCACCGGATTCGACGACCACCGGCGCGCCATTCATTGCAGTGAAACGGCGTTCGGGCCGAGCCTCGCCGCTGGCGGTCACGTCCTGCTGTTTCACCGTGAGGCTGCCCTGCACGAGCCCGGTACCGACCAACTGACGATTTACGGAGACCAGCGACAGCTCGCGGCTGGTCGTCAGGCCGAAATAAATCAGCCGGTAGAGGAAATACCCGGCCCACATTTCGCGCTGTTGCACGCTGCTTTCGCGCATAAACCATGCGCGGGAGTCATGCACCTGATCGTCGAACAGCGCCATGATGAGCTGCCCGGTCTCATCAGCGGTTTTCCACCCCATTTTGTCCCGGTAGAGCCGGGGAAAGAGGCGTTCGCCGTCGCGCTTCATGGCGTCATACTCGGCTTTACGGTCGCGGCTGCGCATCAGATAAACGGCGTGGCGGGGAATGGTGTCGAGCACGATCTGCTGCCAGGAGTTCTGATCTCGCGCCCAGTCGAAATAGTCTGCCTGAAACTCGGCGGCGGCTTCGCGGGTCTGGCGTTGCTCGGTTTTGGGGGCGTAGTCGGGTAGCCCCTGTATGTCCTCCCCACCTTTTTGCATTTTGGCGCGCTGGCGTATTTTATGCTCTGCCTCCCAGGCCTTTTTATTTTTATCCAGCACGTCAGGATCTTCATCATCATAAGACTGATGCAGATAGAACGGCTGCGTGAGGAAGGTTTTTTTGCCGTAACGGCCAATGCGCCATGCGGTCAGCCAGCCCATCTGCTCACGCACAAGGTGTTCAAGCCCCTGAGCCAGCCTGACGGGGTGATAGCCGTCCACCTGCGCCGGTGGGGTGTCCGGTGAGATCCCCAGCGTGGTGCGCCATGCGTTAAAGCGCAGGATCAGCTCGTGGCTGAGCTTAAATTCGTCCTCAAATCCTGGGGGAAATGCCCGGAAGGCGAGCAGCGGGGCCAACTGCTCGGGAATGCATTCCGGCAGAATGGCGAGCGGGGCCCCGGCCTCAAAGGCGGCGGCGTACATGTCATGCAGCGGGATTTGTGAGAGCAGCAGGCTCACGTCGCCGGTGGCTTTTCCCTGCTCGCCGGGCGGGTAGCCGCCGCCGAGGTCGGAGTGGACGCCGGGGTAAAGGGTTTCGGTGGCGTACGCGGGATAGCGGCCGTCGGCACGGCGCACGGAGTCGAGCGGGAAGCACTGGCGCTGTTCATGGGCGGAGACCAGATGCACGCAGCGCTTAACAAAGCCCGGAAAGTCGGCCTCGTCCGGCAGATGCTGGGTATTGTCAGACCAGCCCTGATGGCCGTTAAAGCCCGGCACCATATTGGGAAGGCCGACGGACGGCACGGTGTCGATGATGCCAAGAAACTCGACGGTGACGGGGAGCCCGAGCAGGGTGATGACGGGCGGGTACTGCCCGTTTTGCTGTGGGGGGGACAGCTGGGTGAGCCAGTTGACGAAGGTTCTGGCTTCGGCAGCGCCGCGTGAAAACCCGTAAACGAACAGCTTAATGCCAAGCAGCGTGGGCTTGTGGTACTCAACTTTGGCTTTCAGCGGCGACAGCAGCCGATTGATGACGAGGCGGCGCGGCACCTCGCCGGAGAACGGCAGGTGGGCGGTCATGTTCACAAGCTCTTTTTTTGCCACGTCGTCATCGAGCTTGCCGCCGGTCAGGGTGTATATGAGTGCGTCCACCAGACGCAGCAGCGCCCAGTTGATGCGGTTTTCCCCGCCGAGTGCATTTGCCAGCCCCATGCTGTCGTAGTCCGATTCGCCAATCTTGGGGAACGGGGTGCCGACGC is a window of Serratia plymuthica DNA encoding:
- a CDS encoding T6SS phospholipase effector Tle1-like catalytic domain-containing protein: MSTLIVQPACAPPPFSLESGDRRKLSPEAVMQNYRRLMQEERDYHTQKCVEAQSRGVSTCSKCLHVSLFFDGTGNNNENDTNTAKPPHPTNVAKLYHATPQDRERGYHNYYMPGVGTPFPKIGESDYDSMGLANALGGENRINWALLRLVDALIYTLTGGKLDDDVAKKELVNMTAHLPFSGEVPRRLVINRLLSPLKAKVEYHKPTLLGIKLFVYGFSRGAAEARTFVNWLTQLSPPQQNGQYPPVITLLGLPVTVEFLGIIDTVPSVGLPNMVPGFNGHQGWSDNTQHLPDEADFPGFVKRCVHLVSAHEQRQCFPLDSVRRADGRYPAYATETLYPGVHSDLGGGYPPGEQGKATGDVSLLLSQIPLHDMYAAAFEAGAPLAILPECIPEQLAPLLAFRAFPPGFEDEFKLSHELILRFNAWRTTLGISPDTPPAQVDGYHPVRLAQGLEHLVREQMGWLTAWRIGRYGKKTFLTQPFYLHQSYDDEDPDVLDKNKKAWEAEHKIRQRAKMQKGGEDIQGLPDYAPKTEQRQTREAAAEFQADYFDWARDQNSWQQIVLDTIPRHAVYLMRSRDRKAEYDAMKRDGERLFPRLYRDKMGWKTADETGQLIMALFDDQVHDSRAWFMRESSVQQREMWAGYFLYRLIYFGLTTSRELSLVSVNRQLVGTGLVQGSLTVKQQDVTASGEARPERRFTAMNGAPVVVESGARALWVPSTRAPELAESQKDIIRDKMFEHAKQAIQDLWA
- the xdhC gene encoding xanthine dehydrogenase accessory protein XdhC, whose protein sequence is MDEWIEALAEARRRGEPCVLVTLIDELGSTPRNRGTKMLVTAERAVNTIGGGHLEFQALAIAREMLQQGGATLRLERFPLAARLGQCCGGTTSVLFEPLIPPRPQIALFGAGHVGRALVNILATLPCRVRWVDSRAAEFPAAMPPGVQQEICDEPLEIVDAMPPGSYFIVMTHDHALDLALAERILRRGDAGYFGLIGSLTKRKRFEYKLGQRGISEQVIAAMRCPLGLPDVKGKLPAEIAVAVAGEIIACYGRATRG